In Pueribacillus theae, one genomic interval encodes:
- a CDS encoding YheC/YheD family endospore coat-associated protein has product MMEAKWPLVGILSGFHPQKQFSGDDHFFRAIASELSNQNGSAFVFTPNGIKEETIEGFFLHDETWEKNVFPYPDLVYNRLPSRKSENTKKMKQFFNKLCARSIPWFNTRFLHKWEMYHLLLNNKAIRPHLPETILLTDTSTALNFLQKHSFLYAKPVSGRTGSGIFTLNQTALNKYKITFHEKERIVTDVQLSSLFSHLLLKGYDYILQQGILLNELEEKKYDFRILLQKPLDKWELTGIGVRAAQKGGITTHVPKGGSILTLSEISPPVDSEMIMMLGKEAVKSIETSYTEFRECSIDIGRDTQGKYWIFELNTKPMVFDEVRIEEKRIKTLVEIFKNRSVKENLPIGKP; this is encoded by the coding sequence ATGATGGAAGCGAAATGGCCACTCGTCGGCATATTATCAGGGTTCCATCCTCAAAAGCAGTTTAGTGGAGATGATCATTTTTTTAGAGCAATTGCTTCAGAGTTATCCAATCAAAATGGTTCCGCTTTTGTTTTTACTCCTAATGGCATAAAGGAAGAAACAATTGAAGGCTTTTTCTTACATGATGAAACGTGGGAAAAGAACGTATTTCCATATCCTGATCTTGTTTATAACAGGCTTCCATCAAGAAAGAGCGAAAACACAAAGAAAATGAAGCAATTTTTTAATAAGCTTTGCGCACGATCCATCCCATGGTTCAATACACGCTTCCTGCATAAATGGGAAATGTATCATCTTCTTTTGAATAACAAAGCCATCCGGCCCCACTTGCCTGAAACCATTTTGCTTACAGACACTTCAACCGCGCTTAATTTTTTACAAAAGCATTCATTTCTATATGCCAAACCCGTTTCCGGCAGAACTGGAAGCGGTATTTTTACTTTGAATCAGACAGCGCTCAATAAATACAAAATAACGTTTCACGAAAAAGAAAGAATCGTAACAGATGTTCAACTGTCATCCCTTTTCTCACATTTACTTTTAAAAGGGTATGACTATATTCTTCAGCAAGGCATTTTGCTGAACGAGCTTGAAGAAAAAAAATATGATTTTCGTATCCTTTTACAAAAGCCATTGGATAAGTGGGAATTGACCGGGATCGGTGTCCGCGCTGCACAGAAAGGCGGAATCACGACCCACGTTCCAAAGGGCGGCTCTATTCTTACCCTTTCAGAGATAAGTCCTCCAGTTGACTCAGAGATGATTATGATGCTCGGAAAGGAAGCGGTAAAATCAATCGAAACATCCTACACAGAGTTTAGGGAATGTTCAATCGATATAGGGCGGGATACTCAAGGAAAATATTGGATATTCGAATTGAATACAAAGCCAATGGTCTTTGATGAAGTGAGAATCGAAGAAAAAAGAATCAAAACCTTAGTGGAAATATTTAAAAACAGATCAGTTAAAGAAAACTTGCCGATTGGCAAGCCTTAA
- a CDS encoding YheC/YheD family endospore coat-associated protein codes for MVSLGIITLHPQLESTYFKEMAKRAPEYRIQVFRFHPKDWDPHTNTVTGAYYDERHDTWEFDVFPLPEFIYDRCFYSNNRSIERYYSIVKQLKEKATFLSTGLPNKWQVHLALQNDPFLSQYLPDTALLSSSEEAIEKLLHERQLVLKPDRGAQGKGIIFLKMTGSKVEVQTHIGGSTKTASYSIDRLNQWVHRILEQNQYIAQSFLELKNEENKPFDARVLVQKNRKGMWQEYGRGIRTGRIGSLVSNIHNGGKIVPFASWQSKQEPFIQKKIEKQMEEMIQKLPYVLERHFGRLYEIGIDIGIDQNGKCWLLEANSKPGHQIIVKTEREAVYKVYENPLHFCLFLASK; via the coding sequence ATGGTTTCACTAGGAATAATTACGCTGCATCCTCAATTGGAATCTACTTATTTTAAAGAAATGGCGAAACGCGCCCCTGAGTATCGAATCCAGGTTTTCCGCTTTCATCCGAAGGATTGGGATCCGCACACAAACACAGTCACTGGCGCTTATTATGATGAGCGACATGATACATGGGAATTTGATGTATTTCCCCTTCCCGAATTTATTTATGACCGGTGCTTTTATTCAAATAACCGATCAATTGAGCGCTACTACAGCATCGTTAAGCAATTAAAGGAAAAAGCAACATTCCTGTCTACTGGTTTGCCAAATAAATGGCAAGTTCATCTCGCACTGCAAAATGATCCTTTTCTTTCCCAATATTTACCGGATACGGCACTTCTCTCTTCAAGCGAAGAAGCAATTGAAAAGCTTTTACATGAACGGCAGCTTGTTTTAAAGCCTGATCGAGGTGCACAGGGGAAAGGGATTATTTTTCTTAAAATGACTGGAAGCAAAGTAGAAGTGCAAACCCACATTGGCGGATCAACAAAAACCGCATCCTATTCGATTGATCGGTTGAATCAATGGGTTCACCGAATCCTTGAACAAAACCAGTATATCGCCCAATCCTTTCTCGAATTAAAAAATGAAGAAAATAAACCATTTGACGCAAGGGTGCTCGTTCAAAAAAATAGAAAAGGCATGTGGCAAGAATACGGACGCGGCATTCGGACCGGGCGAATCGGCAGTCTCGTTTCAAATATCCATAACGGCGGAAAAATCGTTCCTTTTGCAAGTTGGCAGTCAAAGCAGGAGCCCTTCATACAAAAAAAGATCGAGAAGCAAATGGAAGAAATGATTCAGAAACTTCCTTATGTACTCGAACGCCATTTTGGAAGATTATATGAAATTGGCATCGACATCGGGATTGATCAAAATGGAAAGTGCTGGCTTCTTGAAGCAAATTCAAAACCCGGCCATCAAATTATAGTAAAAACTGAACGTGAAGCTGTTTACAAAGTCTATGAAAACCCACTTCACTTTTGCCTTTTTCTCGCAAGCAAATAA
- a CDS encoding YjiH family protein → MHNGKKFIPATSDYLTFLIPSLVGIFLFIVPVVYKGDVTLPIAFLANWLADQLESALPYIAVGIFVVAVIFSIIAKVFKPNFICKHAFLRNLLDVGYFWLAARITGAIFGVMTLFEIGPKFIWSENTGAIALYDLSSFLLVIFLFAGLFLPLLLDFGLLEFVGTLMTKIMRPLFTLPGRSAIDCLASWIGDGTIGVLLTSKQYEEGYYTKREAAVIGTTFSLVSITFSIVVLGYVELTHLFFPYYLTIVVAGLVCAIVCPRIPPLSRKPDTYYESVGKQVDETLPSGISVWKWGLNLAAQRARQSKSAHVITSGVQNVLDMWVGVIPVVMTIATLANVVAEHTSFFAYLGAPFVPILTALQVPEAAAAAQTMVIGFADMLLPAVIGNEIIESEFTKFIVACVSVTQLIYMSEVGALLLSSKIPVKFLDLVIIFFERTIITLPVIVFMANLLL, encoded by the coding sequence ATGCATAATGGGAAAAAGTTCATCCCAGCAACTAGCGATTATTTGACGTTCCTCATTCCTTCTCTCGTGGGGATCTTTTTATTTATCGTTCCCGTTGTTTATAAAGGGGATGTAACGCTTCCGATTGCTTTTCTTGCCAATTGGCTTGCAGATCAATTGGAGAGCGCGTTGCCATATATTGCTGTTGGGATTTTTGTCGTTGCTGTTATTTTTTCGATTATCGCGAAAGTTTTTAAGCCAAATTTCATATGTAAACATGCTTTTTTAAGAAATCTGTTAGATGTAGGCTATTTTTGGCTGGCCGCAAGAATTACCGGTGCCATCTTCGGGGTTATGACGCTATTTGAAATTGGGCCGAAATTTATTTGGTCTGAAAACACAGGCGCTATTGCTCTTTATGATTTGTCATCTTTCTTACTCGTCATTTTTTTGTTTGCAGGGTTATTTTTGCCCTTGCTGCTCGATTTTGGCTTACTTGAATTTGTAGGTACTTTAATGACGAAAATCATGCGCCCTCTCTTCACTCTTCCAGGAAGATCCGCGATTGATTGTTTAGCTTCATGGATTGGTGATGGAACAATTGGTGTATTGTTAACGAGCAAACAGTATGAAGAAGGCTATTATACGAAGCGGGAAGCTGCTGTTATTGGCACGACGTTTTCCCTTGTTTCGATTACATTTAGTATAGTCGTGCTAGGCTATGTTGAATTGACACACCTATTTTTTCCATATTATTTGACAATTGTTGTCGCAGGCCTGGTTTGCGCAATTGTTTGCCCGCGGATTCCGCCGCTTTCAAGAAAACCGGATACGTATTATGAATCGGTGGGCAAGCAAGTGGATGAGACACTGCCTTCAGGAATATCCGTATGGAAGTGGGGGCTTAATTTAGCCGCCCAACGAGCAAGACAAAGCAAAAGCGCTCATGTCATAACGAGCGGTGTCCAAAATGTACTGGATATGTGGGTCGGCGTGATTCCGGTCGTTATGACGATTGCTACATTGGCGAATGTTGTTGCGGAGCACACGTCTTTTTTTGCTTATCTCGGCGCTCCTTTCGTGCCGATATTAACCGCACTTCAAGTGCCGGAGGCAGCGGCTGCAGCACAAACAATGGTTATTGGTTTTGCGGACATGCTTTTGCCTGCAGTCATTGGCAACGAAATCATTGAAAGTGAATTTACAAAATTTATCGTTGCGTGTGTTTCCGTCACACAATTAATTTATATGTCGGAAGTCGGTGCTCTTCTTCTCAGTTCCAAAATTCCTGTAAAATTTTTAGATTTGGTTATTATCTTTTTTGAACGGACAATCATTACTCTTCCGGTCATCGTTTTCATGGCGAATCTGCTTTTGTGA
- a CDS encoding YheC/YheD family endospore coat-associated protein gives MGTPLPLVKDESSKNCFFVPLSYFEKLNKKGTIPNEISFGTNTAACEIIPHSHSEKWLLSANLWETLSIPFETSVHVIHTDNMLHIGPLIGIFTAGFTSQPHRPLGARSFLFAKYLTSAQSVGGYYFIFGSHQINWESGMIHGLYYTKKGWEKRSSPFPHVVYDRIPNRRAEKLPILQDVKKRMENDYFIPWFNSGFFNKWSIYEKLQTNDAVSSYLPETILNPSIQEIEHLLDKYQHIYVKPADGSLGIGVHHIIKRSADNHYYCRFRKDEKNFLQRYKKLNELIESLFNENRLETMVAQQGITLLKMNKRPLDFRIHANKDIDGKWRISAIAAKISGRNSVTTHIASGAKVKTVHELSAENESFPPLIKKLQHAALTLSKAFDENIDGYNGEIGFDMGIDVNGKIWMFEANSKPGRSIFTHPRLKEEEFVTRKLPFEYGVFLAETALTKPGLILS, from the coding sequence TTGGGAACTCCTCTTCCTCTCGTAAAAGATGAATCATCCAAAAACTGTTTTTTTGTTCCACTCTCCTATTTCGAAAAACTGAATAAAAAAGGGACGATTCCGAACGAGATTTCCTTTGGAACAAACACGGCTGCTTGCGAAATTATCCCGCATTCACATTCTGAAAAATGGTTGCTTTCAGCGAATTTATGGGAAACTCTTTCGATTCCGTTTGAAACTTCCGTCCATGTTATTCATACAGATAACATGCTGCACATCGGCCCGCTTATCGGCATATTCACTGCAGGCTTTACGAGCCAGCCCCACCGCCCATTAGGTGCACGTTCATTTTTATTCGCAAAATATTTAACGTCGGCCCAAAGTGTCGGTGGCTACTATTTTATATTTGGCTCTCACCAAATCAACTGGGAATCCGGGATGATTCACGGCCTTTACTATACAAAAAAAGGCTGGGAAAAACGCTCTTCCCCTTTCCCACATGTTGTATATGACCGTATTCCGAACAGAAGAGCGGAAAAGCTTCCAATCCTGCAAGATGTAAAAAAGCGAATGGAAAATGACTATTTTATTCCATGGTTTAATTCCGGCTTTTTTAATAAGTGGAGCATTTATGAAAAGCTTCAAACGAATGATGCCGTTTCATCTTATTTACCTGAAACAATCTTAAATCCCTCCATTCAAGAAATTGAACATCTATTGGATAAATACCAACACATTTATGTGAAGCCTGCAGATGGGAGCCTAGGGATTGGCGTTCACCACATTATTAAACGAAGCGCGGACAATCACTATTATTGCCGTTTTCGTAAAGATGAGAAGAACTTTTTACAGCGTTACAAAAAACTTAATGAACTCATCGAATCCCTTTTTAACGAAAATCGGCTCGAAACAATGGTTGCCCAGCAAGGAATAACATTACTGAAAATGAACAAAAGGCCGCTCGATTTCCGCATACATGCCAACAAAGATATTGATGGAAAATGGCGCATCTCTGCCATCGCGGCTAAAATTTCCGGCAGGAACAGTGTCACTACCCATATCGCAAGCGGCGCTAAAGTAAAAACAGTGCACGAATTATCAGCTGAAAACGAGTCATTTCCTCCCTTAATCAAAAAATTACAACATGCAGCTCTTACATTAAGCAAAGCGTTCGATGAAAATATAGATGGATATAATGGCGAGATCGGATTCGATATGGGTATCGATGTGAACGGAAAAATTTGGATGTTCGAAGCAAATTCGAAACCCGGGAGAAGTATATTCACTCACCCACGTCTAAAGGAAGAAGAATTTGTCACGAGAAAGCTACCCTTTGAATACGGCGTATTTTTAGCGGAAACTGCGCTTACTAAACCAGGGCTGATCCTCTCATGA
- a CDS encoding YheC/YheD family endospore coat-associated protein, with amino-acid sequence MLLTKTNIEVLPDNNFPHPFTIKCPKTIYSTIRTQSPCFLSFGKQSLSVNMTEGKDGVEISETIAELISFPTETMALQAGIDETSNTLVIGPVFAALAAETSNLEAPFGTLTAFFEEMARYCSNHHIFFYVFSLKSYENNTIHGFRKDRNQWKKARMPFPHAIYNRIPGRKQEKSDETKLFFKTCNELDVPYFNERFLNKWEVYNGLCNHAEIAPHLPESILYRKASDLDAMIQRHVSLYLKPIHGSLGRRIMRVQNDGNEYKVEYSGFSNEAKKISSLLALLKIVIPRIKKQNYIIQQGIQTLSFKNRPVDFRILCNKDDTGQWKVTSSVARVSAENKFVSNLAMGGSLYRPEEILAHFFEPKQVQGLKKLLLELALQCVEIIEQESVGTYGEFGVDLAVDTDGKPWLLEINTKPSKTEETIRMNSSIRPSAKAIVNFASFLSGFEKI; translated from the coding sequence ATGCTTCTGACAAAAACAAACATCGAAGTTTTGCCAGATAACAATTTCCCGCACCCATTCACGATAAAGTGTCCGAAAACGATCTATTCAACAATTCGCACGCAATCTCCTTGTTTTCTTTCATTCGGAAAACAGTCTCTTTCGGTTAACATGACTGAAGGAAAAGACGGAGTTGAAATAAGCGAAACCATTGCTGAGTTGATCTCATTTCCAACCGAAACGATGGCGCTTCAGGCAGGAATTGATGAAACCAGCAATACTCTTGTCATTGGGCCCGTATTCGCTGCGCTTGCTGCAGAAACATCAAACCTTGAGGCGCCGTTTGGAACGCTCACAGCGTTTTTTGAAGAAATGGCACGCTATTGTTCAAATCATCATATATTCTTTTACGTCTTTTCACTAAAAAGCTATGAAAACAATACAATTCATGGATTTAGAAAGGACCGGAATCAATGGAAAAAAGCACGCATGCCTTTCCCGCATGCCATTTACAATCGCATTCCTGGACGAAAACAGGAAAAATCAGACGAAACCAAGCTGTTTTTTAAAACATGCAATGAATTGGACGTTCCTTATTTTAATGAACGTTTTTTAAATAAATGGGAAGTGTATAACGGGTTGTGCAATCATGCTGAAATCGCTCCACATTTGCCTGAATCGATCCTCTATCGTAAAGCGTCAGATTTGGATGCGATGATCCAACGGCATGTTTCTTTATATTTAAAACCCATTCACGGCAGCCTTGGCAGGCGAATCATGCGTGTTCAAAACGATGGAAATGAATATAAAGTTGAATATTCTGGTTTCTCCAATGAAGCTAAAAAAATTTCCAGCCTGCTTGCTCTTTTAAAAATTGTGATACCAAGGATAAAAAAGCAAAACTACATTATCCAGCAAGGGATTCAAACGCTTTCTTTTAAAAACCGTCCAGTCGACTTTCGTATTTTATGCAATAAAGATGATACCGGGCAATGGAAAGTTACATCATCGGTTGCCCGTGTATCAGCTGAAAATAAATTCGTCTCTAACCTCGCAATGGGAGGGTCGCTTTACCGGCCTGAAGAAATCCTTGCCCATTTTTTCGAACCGAAACAGGTTCAAGGGTTAAAAAAGCTATTGCTTGAGCTTGCGCTTCAATGTGTTGAAATTATTGAACAAGAATCGGTAGGAACATACGGGGAGTTCGGCGTAGATCTTGCCGTTGATACAGACGGAAAACCATGGCTGCTTGAAATCAATACGAAACCATCAAAAACAGAAGAAACCATCCGAATGAATTCATCCATTCGCCCTTCAGCGAAAGCCATTGTAAACTTTGCATCCTTTCTATCCGGTTTCGAGAAGATATAA
- a CDS encoding DUF445 domain-containing protein: MNIFLSFFMLITVGAIIGGATNFLAIKMLFRPLKPIYIGKWRLPFTPGLIPKRRDDMAVQLGKVVVEHLLTAEGIVKKLKDHQFRNDILKLAKTEVAQFLEREDSLLRLAGRLGISQADERIEQFIQHKLEEKYWLTIQKIKSKSIHEMMPDELEAYIELKMPSLAETICSKAVAYFESDEGKRKVGELISHFLADKGKLGNVITMFLGNESLLNKVQPEIIKFFKQPAAKQLFQRIMEKEWASLKEKQLSDFDERVNYEKFLEWLKEQMLHQFAIGELFNTSVNELAGNYKDRVIESLVPNALQQIGNYAVSKIDAIMQKLPLAAVVKEQVESFPVERLETIVLAISSKEFKMITYLGALLGGIIGAVQGVLILFLN; the protein is encoded by the coding sequence ATGAATATATTTTTGAGTTTTTTCATGTTAATTACTGTTGGCGCAATCATTGGTGGAGCGACAAATTTTCTTGCGATCAAAATGCTCTTTCGTCCGCTCAAGCCTATTTATATTGGAAAGTGGCGCCTGCCATTTACGCCAGGCCTTATTCCAAAACGCCGCGACGATATGGCGGTTCAGCTTGGTAAAGTGGTTGTTGAGCATTTGTTAACTGCCGAAGGAATTGTTAAGAAGTTGAAAGATCACCAATTCCGAAATGACATTCTGAAGCTTGCGAAAACAGAAGTTGCACAATTTCTTGAACGGGAAGATTCTTTGCTTCGTTTGGCTGGTAGGCTAGGGATCTCACAAGCGGATGAAAGGATCGAGCAGTTCATTCAACATAAACTGGAAGAAAAATATTGGCTTACCATTCAAAAGATTAAAAGCAAATCAATTCATGAGATGATGCCAGATGAGCTGGAAGCCTATATTGAACTGAAAATGCCATCTTTGGCAGAAACGATATGTTCGAAGGCCGTTGCTTATTTTGAAAGCGACGAAGGAAAGAGAAAAGTCGGGGAATTAATCAGTCATTTTCTCGCGGATAAAGGGAAACTAGGCAATGTGATTACAATGTTTTTAGGCAATGAAAGTTTATTAAATAAGGTTCAGCCTGAAATCATCAAATTTTTCAAGCAGCCTGCAGCAAAACAACTGTTTCAACGAATCATGGAGAAGGAATGGGCAAGCCTTAAGGAAAAGCAGCTTAGCGATTTTGATGAGCGTGTGAATTATGAGAAATTTCTTGAATGGTTAAAAGAACAAATGCTTCATCAGTTTGCAATTGGCGAATTATTTAATACATCTGTAAATGAACTTGCCGGCAATTATAAAGATCGTGTCATCGAATCGCTTGTTCCGAATGCGCTTCAACAAATTGGCAATTATGCCGTTTCTAAAATAGATGCGATCATGCAAAAACTTCCTTTGGCAGCAGTTGTTAAGGAGCAAGTCGAATCATTTCCTGTCGAAAGGCTTGAAAC